ggactcgatgatcttgagggtttcttccaagcaaaatgattctatgactctgtggTTGTGGTTGGAGCTGGGGGAAGCCCCTCTGCTTGGTTTGGGATGGAAGTGGGTGCCAAGGGGATGGGAACGGGTGCTGCCCAGTCCTGGCAGGAGGAGAGTTTCTGCCCGGCCTCCTGCTTGGCCCGCGGACAGGAGACACAAACGAGTCATTCAGCATCGCCTTCAATTAATGGGAGCTGCAAATGAGGTTGGCCACGTGCCGAACTTGTGATTCACTGTCCTGAGCCTGAGGGAGTGGTGAAGGGCTCCGGGCTCCACCACGCGGCTCCCATGGGAGGAGAGTCCAGGGCAGCAAGCAAAGCCCCAGCACCGTGTGTGTGTCCAAGGGAGAGGGACAAGTgtcccacagctccagctccactCCCCTGTATCCCACCAGCCCAGGCACAAAGGACCCCACGTGCCCCatgggacagaggggacacatCCACGTGTCTGTGGCAACAGGACGCATGAGCTGCTGTGAGCGACAGCACCCTCTGCATCCCCATCTGGCACCCCTGGTGCCACCTGCGCGTGGTCCTGGCAGGGCCACGGTGCAGCGGGGTGGCCCGGGAGCCAGCCCggagctggcagggctgggagcagaacACAGGGACCAGGGTCCTGCATAAGGTCCCCAGACCCACATCCCAAGGAGAGGGTCTTGGGTCAGGAGAGCGGCCGCCCACTCCCTCGCTCCCTAGAAACTCCTGTCCCATGGGTGCAGTGGTTTCTGGGTGAACGGAGAGGCTCTTTCCTGGCGATGGAGCAGGGAACCATCGTCCAGCCCCTCGGAAAACCCAGCCCCCACCAATCGCAGCCTCTTCCCTGGAATGCAGAGCCCCCCGGGCCGAGCCCCCAGACAAAGTGTTTACTGTATGAGCTGCACGTTAACCGCTTTCCCAGCCGCCCACCCACTGCAGCCTCCACTCGCCTGGCACCCACTCAGCCCCTGGGGATGCGGGCACAGCCGAGGGGCACCTGCTCCATACAGCCCTGGTCCTAAATAGGCATTTAGGAATAGAATTTAAGTCCCTTCTGCTTACCCAGAGGGGACCCATCGGATGCACCGGCTGTGCCAGGGTGCGCTCGctgtgccaggcagggctgtggtggcAGCGATGGAGCCCACAGCCCCCAGCTGGCACCGGGCTGCTGGAGTGGGACGGGGACCCGCAGCTCGGACGTCCCACTGGGACCTTCCAACCAAGGCTGCACTAAGCAACGTGCTGCAGGGTGTCCTGCCCGGCTGTCCTGGGCAAAGGGGCTCgctgctgccctctcccccATCCTGCCACCTGCGACGCTGCAGGAATGGTGCCCAGTGGGCGAGCCCGGCGGCCACGGCCACCCACCCATCCCCAGCACGGCCAAAACACcacgggaaggaagggaaaaaaactgcaAGTCTGTTTCCTAAAGGCTCTGGGAAAAAATGTTGCGTTACACGGGGCACGGCCAAAACCAACAGGGCTTGGCAGCGCGATGCAGCCCCGGGCCAGGGAGCCCAGACAGTTCCTGCAGGATGTGGGATGAAGACAGACAGACGGGGCAGGGGGTCTCTGCAGCGGACGCCACGCTGAGCACTCACAACCAACTTCTGCCCACGGAGAGGAGCAGCCGCAGGGCCCCATCTGCAAAGAGCACTCCAGGGGACACCAGCAGGGCTGCCGTGGACCAGCCATGCGAGGAGGAAACAGAGCTGGGATCCAGCCCTCGGGGCGGACAGGGATGGAtgctgctccagcctcttctGCCCCTTGGGGAGCTCCAGGTGAccctgtgcagggacacagggCCAGGCCAGCTCACGGACCATCCCGTGGCAGGATGCTGCTCTCCCTGGGAGTGGCTCTGTTCCACTGTCAAAGCCACGGTGCAAcctgcacagctctgtggcTGGGTTCCCACCACAGAGCCCAGCCTGACCTGCCTGCGAGGGAAGCAGGTGCCCCGAGGCCTCTTTCCCGTTTCCTCCTggctgtgcaggcagagctgccggCAGCATCCCAGGGAAAGGGCAAGGCAGGGGTCACCATGCAACGGGAACTTCCCCAGCAACTGGGACCTGTCCTCAGGGGCTGCGAGTGCCTGCAGGTCCCCGGGCTGCTCCGCCATCCATGAACTGTCTGCAGCCGGAGCATGGTGAGTGACAAGTCCCTGGAGCCAGCAACCATGGAACTTCCATGCCTATGTTGGATAAGGGTGGCACGAATGTGACCTGCTGGTACCTGGCTGTAGGACTTCGAGCAGCCGAGCGCTGCTCCATCCCCTGGGACACGCTCCATGCACTCCCACCCCCGGGCTGCCCCATCCCGTCCCACCTCAGGGTCCACAGCCCACTCCGAACCCTGTGTCCCCAACTCTTGCCAAGCAAGTGGAGAGCGGGTTGGCGCAAACGGGTACTGCTCAGCGGCACTGCCGGCCACCCGGCATCCACCCTTCACCCCTTGGCCACCCCAGGACCGGCCTTACCTGGGGGATGGAGACTCTCCTGGATGGCCTCGACGTCGGCCAGGTCCGTGCAGATGCCCTGGCCGTGCATGAGGGTGTGCAGGGGCCGGGGCACCCCGCGCGGGGGGTAGCAGCGCAACCCGGCTCCGCAGCGGGCGGTGTAGACGCCGCAAGCGGTTCCGCGGCCGAGCGCGCAGGTTGCGCAGCAGCCGCAGCCGGGTTCCCGCACCAGCTCCGCGCAGCCCTGCGGGGCTTTGCACCGCGCCAGCCGCTCCTCCGAGCACGGCGGGCACTGGATCGCCTCCTCGCCGCccaccggccccgccgccgccgccagcagcaacagcagcagcggcggcagAGCgcgcccggcggccccgcgcatggcggccccgctccgcgccgctccgcgcccgcgCTCCGGCCCGCTGCTGGCGGCGCTGGGctggcggcgggagcggggcggcggcggctttATGCGGCCCATGGCCACACCTCCCACCGCCGGCACCGGGGCCaccggcggggccgcccccgccgccgccgggaaGCCACCGGGGAGAGCCGCTCCCCACCGACGGGGCTGGCGGCGGCAACGGCGGCGGCGGCTTCAGCACCGGCACcgctggaggagcagctccgGCGCCGGGCAGCCCGgagacccccagccctgcacgccCCGAGCCCCCCCGGTGACCACTCGCCACCCCTTCGCAGCCCCGTTGCCCCCGGCAGCTGCCCCGACAccctgcccgccgccgccttCCCGGTCCTGAGAgcaactgggatgaactgggaggggcGGGAAGCATACGGGGCTGCATCGCGGGGGCTGCGGCCAAGACCCTCAGCGTGGGGCAGCCCGGGATGGGCTCCGGgccccggggctccccggcGGGAGCAAAAGCGCTGCCGGTGAAACAGCATCACCCCCAGTCTGCCAGGGCCGCCCCGGGGCGGCATCGCCGGCTCCCCCAGAccacccccggccccgcacAGGCCCGTGATAAGTTGAAAGCTGCCGGCATCTAGTGGCTATTTCTGAAAATCGGGAGGGAGGCGGGCGGGGAACCCGACCATCCCTCCCCGGAGCTCCGGGCAGAGGCGGCCGGGCAGCACCGCGGGACGGCAGAGGCCGCCCGGGAGACGGCAGGGACCAGCCCCTGCGCTCGAGGGAACAGTCCCCGAGCATCAGCTGGCGGCCTGGTGACCTGCGAGCTGCGCCCAGGGGCATCTGAGGCAGCGACAGGCATGGGGCAGCCGGGGGACCCAGCTAGTCGTGTCAGGGGGTCTTGGACACAGCCCAGGGTGGGTTGAGCTCTGGCACAAGCACAGCCTTGCTCCCCCTGTCCTGAGTGAGATGCCGCAGCACCTGGGCAGGCCTTGCATGGGCTGCGGGTCCCCCACGCACCTGGCTCACGGAGGGGGTGACAAGGGGTCAGAGAGCCCCTCTCCCTGTCCTGGGCACAGGATGCACTGTGGCCGGGTGGAAGGCAGAGACTTGCTAAACTCATGCCATGGGATGAGCAGTGGGATCCTCTGCACCACGTGTGTGGCAATCCAACGGTCATTAAACACTCAGACATCAGGCCTCGCTGTGGGGTCCTGGCGTGGGGCTTGGCGCAGCGAGTGGGATGTGGGGCAGCATCTTGGGAGTGGGCAAAGTTTCAAAGGGGTCCTGAGAGGAGAGGGCTGCACCATGGTGATGTGCAAGTGGATGAACCTGGGCTGCCCTGGAGGGATCCTTCccctgcacagcagctcctgcagctcc
This DNA window, taken from Caloenas nicobarica isolate bCalNic1 chromosome 24, bCalNic1.hap1, whole genome shotgun sequence, encodes the following:
- the IGFBP4 gene encoding insulin-like growth factor-binding protein 4, with product MGRIKPPPPRSRRQPSAASSGPERGRGAARSGAAMRGAAGRALPPLLLLLLAAAAGPVGGEEAIQCPPCSEERLARCKAPQGCAELVREPGCGCCATCALGRGTACGVYTARCGAGLRCYPPRGVPRPLHTLMHGQGICTDLADVEAIQESLHPPEKEEIDHPNNSFSPCSIHDRKCLQKHQAKRVNNGNKMRNSGSPYHREETRPIAQGSCQSELHRALERLAASQTRTHEDLYVIPIPNCDRNGNFHPKQCHPALDGQRGKCWCVDRKTGVKLPGFLELKGDLDCHQLADSM